Proteins from one Triticum aestivum cultivar Chinese Spring chromosome 7A, IWGSC CS RefSeq v2.1, whole genome shotgun sequence genomic window:
- the LOC123147670 gene encoding vacuolar protein-sorting-associated protein 33 homolog produces the protein MAQIPNLDNAPLNLTAFREQSQKELVSIIKSIRGNKCLVIDPKLAGTLSLILHTSALKEHVTELRVLSAEPLQTECPKVVYLVRSQLSLMKFVANQIKNDESKGLQREYHLYFVPRRLVACEMILEEEKVHQKLAIIGEYPLYLVPLDEDVISFELGDDDYSSQECHLMEGDTATSAWHVAEAIHRLELAFGVIPNVRAKGVASTKAAQLLNHMHLQDPVDMDDMGIPEIETVILLDREVDMVTPMCSQLTYEGLLDEMLEIHNGSVQVDAGIMRAQQDGKKIKVPLNSSDKLYREIRDLSFHVVLRVVHQKATSIQQNYAQVKSMNTQSVSELKDFVKRLHSLPEITRHVNLAHHLQSFAGKPLFHARVEIEQKMLEAKDYETCYKYIEEIIQKQGPIETVLRLLVLFSLTNAGLPRKSFDYLRREILHSYGFEHMPLLYNLEKAGLVKGRESRSNWAIIRRGLQLIVDIKDPDSPDDVSYVFAGYAPLSIRLVQHAVKSGWRSIEEVLKLLPGPHLDLKRGVSTISGSSELLSAEDVGIAQWLGAHDCKPNDQSSIHVGDEFLEFS, from the coding sequence ATGGCACAGATCCCAAACCTCGATAACGCGCCGCTCAATCTCACTGCCTTCAGGGAGCAGTCACAGAAGGAACTCGTCAGCATAATCAAGAGCATCAGGGGGAACAAGTGTCTGGTCATCGATCCGAAGCTCGCGGGCACCCTCTCGCTGATCCTGCACACCTCGGCGCTAAAGGAACATGTCACGGAGCTGCGGGTCCTCTCCGCCGAGCCTCTGCAGACGGAGTGCCCCAAGGTGGTGTACCTTGTTCGGTCGCAGCTCAGCTTGATGAAATTCGTGGCAAATCAAATCAAGAACGACGAATCCAAGGGGCTCCAGAGGGAATACCACCTCTATTTCGTGCCACGTCGTCTAGTTGCCTGTGAGATGATTCTGGAGGAAGAGAAAGTTCATCAAAAGTTGGCAATAATCGGAGAATACCCCTTGTATCTGGTTCCTTTGGATGAGGATGTCATTTCTTTTGAGCTTGGTGATGATGACTATTCCTCACAGGAATGTCACCTTATGGAAGGGGATACGGCGACTTCTGCCTGGCACGTTGCAGAAGCTATTCATAGGCTAGAGCTTGCCTTTGGAGTCATCCCCAATGTTAGAGCCAAGGGTGTGGCATCAACCAAAGCTGCCCAGCTGCTCAACCATATGCACCTCCAAGACCCTGTCGACATGGATGACATGGGGATTCCAGAGATAGAGACCGTTATCTTGCTAGATCGAGAGGTGGACATGGTGACACCAATGTGCTCTCAGCTAACGTATGAAGGCCTCTTAGACGAGATGTTGGAAATTCATAACGGatctgtgcaagttgatgccggcATCATGCGCGCCCAACAAGATGGGAAAAAGATCAAGGTTCCGCTCAATTCGAGCGATAAGTTGTACAGGGAGATTCGAGACCTCAGCTTCCATGTTGTGCTTCGGGTCGTCCACCAAAAGGCAACGTCTATTCAGCAAAATTACGCGCAGGTAAAATCAATGAACACACAGTCGGTTTCCGAGCTCAAGGATTTTGTGAAGAGGTTACACTCACTACCGGAGATAACCAGGCATGTTAATTTGGCGCACCATCTGCAGTCGTTTGCTGGAAAACCCTTGTTTCATGCCCGAGTAGAGATTGAGCAAAAGATGCTGGAGGCGAAGGACTATGAAACGTGTTACAAGTACATTGAGGAGATCATACAGAAGCAAGGGCCTATTGAGACTGTGCTTCGCCTTCTGGTGTTATTTTCCCTTACAAATGCTGGGTTGCCGAGGAAGAGTTTTGACTACCTGAGGCGGGAGATACTGCACAGCTATGGCTTTGAGCACATGCCCTTGTTATACAATCTGGAGAAGGCTGGCCTTGTTAAAGGGCGGGAATCGAGGAGTAATTGGGCTATTATCAGGAGAGGTCTCCAGCTTATAGTTGATATAAAGGATCCTGATTCCCCTGATGATGTATCATACGTCTTTGCTGGATACGCGCCTCTTAGCATTCGCCTTGTTCAGCATGCAGTGAAGTCTGGATGGCGATCTATCGAAGAAGTGTTGAAATTGTTGCCGGGCCCTCATCTGGATTTGAAAAGAGGTGTCTCGACCATTAGTGGTTCATCAGAATTACTATCAGCCGAGGACGTGGGCATAGCCCAGTGGTTgggggcgcatgattgtaaacccaacgaccagagttcgatccacgtcggggacgaatttctggaattctcatga